One Chloroherpetonaceae bacterium DNA segment encodes these proteins:
- a CDS encoding NAD(P)H-binding protein, protein MKQVTLIGATGLIGGHLLTELLQHPSIEAVRVIARRPLERTHPKLEVRVIDFSDLVQFKSAIEGSSAVFVAVGTTSNKVKGDEAEYRKVDYDIPVNAARFCNELGCPHFSLVSSTGSDSKSFNFYARLKGEVEDAVKAFPISSISIFRPSLLLGERKEFRLGERISEAVMSPFSFLIPNQYKAIQASAVAKAMLAAALQLKPGVNVYHYEEIMALAKSV, encoded by the coding sequence ATGAAACAAGTCACACTCATCGGCGCGACAGGTCTTATCGGCGGACATTTGCTCACCGAATTGCTTCAACATCCCAGTATTGAGGCCGTTCGCGTCATTGCACGGCGTCCGCTCGAGCGTACGCATCCCAAACTTGAGGTGCGTGTGATTGATTTTTCCGATCTTGTGCAGTTTAAATCGGCGATCGAGGGCAGCAGTGCCGTATTTGTTGCGGTTGGCACCACATCGAATAAAGTGAAGGGCGATGAGGCCGAATATCGCAAGGTTGATTATGACATACCGGTGAATGCGGCGCGCTTTTGCAACGAGCTTGGATGCCCGCATTTTTCCTTGGTGTCCTCCACCGGTTCCGACTCAAAAAGTTTTAATTTTTATGCGCGGTTGAAAGGGGAGGTTGAAGATGCGGTGAAAGCGTTCCCGATTTCTTCCATTTCGATTTTCCGTCCGTCGCTGCTATTGGGAGAGCGGAAGGAATTTCGATTGGGCGAGCGAATCAGCGAAGCGGTGATGTCGCCGTTTTCATTTTTGATTCCGAATCAATACAAAGCGATTCAAGCCTCAGCGGTCGCAAAAGCGATGCTCGCGGCTGCACTGCAATTAAAGCCGGGGGTTAATGTTTATCATTATGAGGAGATTATGGCTTTGGCAAAGTCCGTCTGA
- a CDS encoding glycosyltransferase family 39 protein — protein sequence MNNRYWILAAFILAKFLLQYLFFNPEYDLQRDEFLHLDQANHLAWGFLSVPPLTSWISFIIKALGNSVFWVRFFPALFGALTIIIVWKAIEELKGNLFALILGATCILFSSLLRLNTLYQPNSFDVLSWTALYFILIKYFNSDKLRWLYIGSFVFAIGFLNKYNIVFLLIGLVPAVLLTNHRKVYILKDFYFALFLGFLFIFPNLWWQYSNNFPVFIHLSHLAETQLAHVSRLNFLKEQVFFILGSFPVIVAAIYALFFYKPFEKFKHFGYSFFFTLIVFVYFKAKGYYAIGLYPIYISFGSVFLSEWIKPELKKYFQTALVSIPIICYSLLFDIAFSIKSPKHYIANSDKYKALGLLRWEDGKDHSLPQDFADMLGWKELAYKVDSIYSSLPNRENTLILCDNYGQAGAINYYSRYNVKAVSFNADYINWFDLSPNYVNFIRIKESEEVNYELTVTSPYFKSARISGFITNEYSREFGTTILLFTEPTININERIQAEILRKKIKH from the coding sequence ATGAACAATCGATACTGGATATTAGCTGCCTTTATTCTTGCTAAATTTCTTTTGCAGTATTTGTTTTTCAACCCTGAATATGATTTACAGCGAGACGAATTTCTTCATCTTGATCAAGCAAACCATTTGGCTTGGGGATTTTTATCCGTACCTCCACTAACTTCTTGGATTTCCTTTATTATCAAGGCTTTAGGAAACTCAGTATTTTGGGTTCGATTTTTTCCTGCTTTGTTTGGTGCTTTGACCATTATTATTGTTTGGAAGGCAATTGAAGAATTAAAAGGAAATTTATTTGCTTTGATTTTAGGAGCTACTTGTATTTTATTCTCCAGCCTTTTACGACTCAATACACTGTATCAACCCAATTCATTTGATGTGTTAAGTTGGACAGCCTTATATTTTATTCTAATTAAATATTTTAATAGCGATAAACTGCGATGGCTTTATATCGGTAGTTTTGTTTTTGCAATCGGTTTTTTGAATAAGTATAATATCGTTTTTTTACTGATTGGTCTTGTTCCTGCAGTTTTACTCACCAATCATCGTAAAGTCTATATTCTTAAGGATTTTTATTTTGCACTATTTTTAGGATTTTTGTTCATTTTTCCAAATCTTTGGTGGCAGTACTCCAATAATTTCCCTGTTTTTATCCATTTAAGTCATCTTGCAGAAACTCAATTGGCGCATGTCAGTCGGTTAAACTTTTTAAAGGAGCAAGTTTTCTTTATTCTTGGGTCATTTCCCGTGATTGTTGCCGCTATCTACGCACTATTTTTCTACAAACCTTTTGAGAAATTCAAGCATTTTGGATACTCATTTTTCTTTACACTTATTGTTTTTGTTTATTTTAAGGCTAAAGGTTACTACGCCATAGGGCTTTATCCCATTTACATTTCATTTGGTTCTGTATTTCTTTCAGAATGGATAAAACCTGAATTGAAGAAATATTTTCAAACTGCCTTAGTTTCTATCCCAATTATTTGTTATAGTCTTTTGTTCGACATTGCCTTTTCAATAAAATCGCCGAAACATTATATCGCGAATTCTGATAAATATAAGGCTTTGGGTTTATTGCGTTGGGAAGATGGGAAAGATCATTCTCTTCCTCAAGATTTTGCCGATATGCTTGGCTGGAAAGAGTTGGCTTACAAAGTTGATAGCATTTATTCATCTTTGCCCAATAGAGAAAACACCCTTATTCTTTGCGATAATTATGGACAAGCCGGCGCAATTAATTACTATTCAAGATACAATGTTAAAGCAGTTTCTTTTAATGCAGATTATATCAATTGGTTTGATTTATCTCCAAATTATGTTAATTTTATCAGAATAAAAGAAAGTGAAGAGGTTAATTATGAGTTAACTGTTACATCTCCATACTTTAAATCTGCACGAATTTCGGGTTTTATAACAAACGAATATTCGCGTGAATTTGGCACTACGATTTTATTGTTTACTGAACCGACGATTAACATTAATGAGAGAATACAAGCAGAAATTTTGAGGAAGAAAATCAAACATTAA
- a CDS encoding DUF2490 domain-containing protein: protein MKSFSFSGGTNGYYTFNKDITNFFEVRPWLALQLKIPVIAEISFRQRLRYEYRFFYTEDPLSAREDYARLRYQLSFDFPISASEDFSLTIRSFFEWFFIRNPATFERFSNERDYGVTVIIGLNHEHELSLRLILEEFYRANSERQLGYTFLVAYSL, encoded by the coding sequence ATTAAGAGTTTTTCATTTTCAGGAGGAACCAACGGATATTATACCTTCAACAAAGATATCACAAACTTTTTTGAGGTCCGCCCTTGGTTGGCTCTTCAATTAAAAATTCCGGTTATCGCGGAAATTTCTTTTCGGCAGAGACTGAGATATGAATACAGATTTTTCTATACAGAAGATCCTCTCTCAGCAAGAGAAGACTACGCACGATTACGGTATCAATTGAGTTTTGATTTCCCAATTTCTGCTTCAGAGGACTTTTCGTTAACGATTCGCTCTTTCTTTGAATGGTTCTTTATTAGAAACCCCGCGACATTTGAGCGATTTTCTAATGAAAGAGATTATGGCGTAACTGTAATCATTGGTTTGAATCATGAGCACGAACTTTCTTTAAGGCTTATACTGGAAGAGTTTTATAGAGCAAATTCAGAACGTCAATTAGGATATACTTTTTTGGTTGCTTATTCACTTTAA
- a CDS encoding ATP-binding protein, giving the protein MQEVFDNLVSNAIKYSPKGRKIGVSCQKHSTDSMKECIRIEIKDDGQGLTEEDKEKLFGKFQRLSAQPTGGESSTGLGLSIVKQIVEMHGAKVWAESEGKDKGATFIVELPI; this is encoded by the coding sequence ATGCAAGAGGTTTTTGATAATCTTGTTTCCAATGCAATTAAATATAGCCCCAAAGGCAGGAAAATTGGCGTAAGCTGCCAAAAGCACTCTACTGACTCGATGAAAGAATGTATCCGAATTGAAATAAAAGATGACGGACAAGGCTTGACCGAGGAGGACAAAGAAAAACTTTTCGGCAAATTTCAACGACTTTCTGCACAACCAACAGGGGGTGAAAGTTCGACGGGCTTAGGGTTATCCATTGTTAAACAGATTGTTGAAATGCACGGTGCTAAAGTTTGGGCTGAATCGGAGGGAAAGGACAAAGGGGCTACCTTCATTGTTGAATTACCAATTTAA
- a CDS encoding SRPBCC domain-containing protein yields MEDKQNHVYTEIEINASPDKVWSVLTDWDKLKEWSSSFIGISVKKMIKGEKFVSYFKNPLTGGIMELEHICTDYEEGRKFGWSGDILSNTQDHHIYSLVPTNYGTTIFEQEDGLHGPHSRLLNFFAEHHMMSMYERFNQELKERVESLFPNS; encoded by the coding sequence GTGGAAGACAAACAAAATCATGTTTATACTGAAATTGAAATCAACGCCTCCCCTGATAAAGTTTGGAGTGTGCTGACTGATTGGGACAAATTAAAAGAATGGAGCTCATCGTTTATTGGCATTTCAGTTAAAAAAATGATCAAAGGCGAAAAATTTGTTTCATATTTCAAAAATCCGCTCACAGGCGGCATTATGGAGCTCGAGCATATTTGTACAGATTATGAAGAAGGCAGAAAATTTGGTTGGTCTGGCGATATTCTTTCGAATACACAAGATCATCATATTTATTCTTTAGTGCCTACAAATTATGGGACTACAATTTTCGAACAAGAAGATGGCTTGCACGGACCTCATAGTCGGTTACTGAATTTTTTTGCTGAGCATCATATGATGTCAATGTACGAAAGGTTTAACCAAGAGCTAAAGGAGAGAGTCGAATCTCTTTTTCCCAACAGTTAG
- a CDS encoding SUMF1/EgtB/PvdO family nonheme iron enzyme, with product MKIENDYIRVGLVFLLLLIISCQIESPSSKGKLEVVTHHQFQEFVKETGYVTDADKFGWSIVQKDLFDFSKVVGANWRKPDGRNEPLSEDLPVTQFSYNDAMAYCKWSGSRLPSYE from the coding sequence ATGAAAATTGAAAATGATTATATAAGAGTTGGTTTGGTATTTTTATTGCTCTTAATTATTTCTTGCCAAATTGAATCACCAAGCTCAAAGGGAAAACTTGAAGTTGTTACCCATCATCAATTTCAAGAATTCGTGAAAGAAACAGGTTATGTCACAGACGCCGACAAATTTGGATGGTCAATTGTTCAAAAAGATTTATTCGATTTTTCAAAAGTCGTTGGAGCGAATTGGAGAAAACCCGATGGAAGAAATGAGCCCTTGTCTGAAGATTTACCGGTAACACAATTTAGCTATAATGATGCTATGGCTTATTGTAAGTGGTCAGGTTCTCGGCTTCCTTCATACGAATAA
- a CDS encoding nucleotidyltransferase domain-containing protein: protein MRLPNEKQYLIDRIVEALRNVDGVKAIVLGGSYAVGMQSQNSDLDIGIYYQESNPFDIDKIRVIANHFAHQDPPTVTDFYGWGPWVNGGAWINTNLCKVDFIYKNIDQISLTIQNAINGIWENNFEQQPPYGFSSIIFLAETHYCIPLFDTDGIITKLKDSVKEYPQKLKRSVIQQSLWSAEFTIIHAQKFADKNDIYNTVGCLTRTTKCIVTSLFALNELYPLGDKRALNILENAKTKPENLTLKIDSILSCTKNSLSDNVKNLKLLFQETVSLSDGFYHPSFKL, encoded by the coding sequence ATGAGATTACCAAATGAAAAGCAATATTTAATAGATCGCATTGTTGAGGCATTGAGAAATGTTGATGGGGTAAAAGCCATTGTTCTTGGTGGCTCTTATGCAGTGGGTATGCAATCTCAAAACTCCGATCTTGATATCGGCATTTATTATCAAGAATCTAATCCGTTTGATATTGATAAGATTAGGGTTATTGCAAACCATTTTGCTCATCAAGACCCGCCGACTGTAACTGATTTTTATGGATGGGGTCCTTGGGTGAATGGCGGTGCTTGGATTAATACGAATCTCTGTAAAGTGGATTTTATATATAAGAATATTGATCAAATTTCTCTTACCATTCAAAATGCAATAAATGGAATTTGGGAGAACAATTTTGAACAGCAGCCTCCTTATGGTTTTTCTTCAATTATTTTTTTAGCTGAGACCCATTATTGCATTCCACTTTTTGATACTGATGGTATTATTACCAAACTGAAGGATTCAGTCAAGGAATATCCTCAAAAATTAAAACGGTCTGTTATTCAACAATCGTTGTGGTCAGCTGAATTTACGATTATTCATGCTCAAAAATTTGCAGATAAGAATGATATTTACAATACCGTAGGCTGTTTAACTCGAACAACAAAATGCATAGTGACGTCTCTTTTTGCACTCAATGAACTCTATCCCTTAGGCGATAAACGAGCACTTAACATTTTAGAAAATGCGAAAACCAAGCCCGAGAATTTAACTCTTAAAATTGATAGTATTTTAAGTTGCACGAAAAACTCCTTGAGTGATAATGTTAAGAATTTGAAACTTCTATTTCAGGAAACGGTTTCATTATCTGATGGATTTTATCATCCTTCATTTAAGTTATAA
- a CDS encoding YdiU family protein, translated as MPNSNSFRFDNSYLTLPEIFYSLAKPSAFTKPVLVLFNAPLSSDLDLHHFQPESLVSFLYENHDLNSFAQAYAGHQYGHFTMLGDGRAIILGEHLTSDNLRFDIQLKGSGRTAYSRRGDGKATLRAMLREYLISEAMHHLGIPSSRTIAVVKTGEMVFRESIQPGAAAVRVMKSHIRVGTFEFAARFGTLPDLTALTLYTIRRLYPELLDDENPPLSFLKKVIRVQLALVAQWMRVGFIHGVMNTDNTAISGETFDYGPCAFMNVFDPKTVYSSIDHHGRYAFGNQPNIIQWNLARFAEALIPTLHPEKDAARQLAQDAINEANTLWQETFTDTMLKKIGIEQNQSKYASLIHDLFNLMHTHHLDYTNTFLALREPSLYETAIQNNPIFQPWLESWQNAVEATSTPARANEVMSSRNPAFIPRNHLVETALDAAEMGDMHTFEQLLQVLAHPYDFKPEFAEYSLPSHRQFEEGYRTFCGT; from the coding sequence ATGCCCAATTCCAATTCTTTTCGTTTCGATAACTCCTATCTCACCCTTCCCGAGATTTTTTACAGCTTGGCGAAGCCCTCCGCATTCACGAAACCCGTACTTGTTTTGTTCAACGCCCCGCTTTCAAGCGATTTAGATCTTCATCATTTTCAACCCGAATCATTGGTTTCTTTTTTATATGAAAACCACGATTTGAATTCGTTCGCACAAGCGTATGCGGGTCATCAGTACGGGCATTTTACGATGCTTGGCGATGGCCGTGCCATCATCTTAGGCGAACATCTTACGAGCGATAACCTCCGGTTCGACATACAACTCAAAGGAAGCGGCCGCACCGCGTATTCGCGCCGTGGTGATGGCAAGGCCACATTACGCGCAATGCTACGCGAATATCTCATCAGCGAAGCAATGCATCACTTGGGCATTCCAAGTTCTCGGACGATTGCGGTGGTCAAAACCGGAGAAATGGTTTTTCGCGAATCCATTCAGCCCGGTGCGGCGGCGGTTCGTGTGATGAAAAGCCATATCCGCGTCGGCACCTTCGAATTTGCCGCACGATTCGGCACCTTGCCCGACCTCACCGCGCTCACGCTGTACACCATCCGTCGCCTTTATCCGGAACTTCTTGACGACGAAAACCCGCCGCTCAGTTTTCTCAAAAAAGTGATTCGCGTTCAACTTGCGTTGGTGGCGCAGTGGATGCGAGTTGGGTTTATTCACGGGGTGATGAATACCGATAACACGGCCATCAGTGGCGAAACTTTTGATTACGGTCCTTGCGCCTTTATGAATGTGTTTGACCCTAAAACGGTGTATAGCTCCATCGATCATCACGGCCGCTATGCGTTTGGCAATCAACCGAATATCATTCAATGGAATCTCGCGCGATTCGCTGAAGCGCTCATTCCCACCCTTCACCCCGAAAAAGATGCGGCACGGCAACTTGCTCAAGATGCCATCAATGAAGCAAACACCCTTTGGCAAGAAACCTTCACCGACACGATGCTGAAAAAAATTGGGATTGAACAAAACCAATCGAAATACGCCTCATTGATTCACGACCTTTTCAACTTGATGCACACCCATCACTTGGATTACACCAATACATTTTTGGCACTTCGCGAGCCATCGCTCTATGAAACCGCCATACAAAACAACCCGATTTTTCAGCCTTGGCTTGAATCTTGGCAAAATGCAGTAGAGGCCACTTCAACACCGGCGCGAGCCAATGAAGTGATGAGCTCGCGAAACCCCGCATTTATCCCGCGCAATCATCTGGTGGAAACGGCCTTAGATGCCGCTGAAATGGGAGATATGCATACCTTTGAACAGCTTCTTCAGGTTCTTGCCCATCCGTACGACTTTAAGCCGGAATTCGCTGAGTATTCATTGCCCTCACATCGCCAATTTGAGGAAGGTTATCGCACTTTTTGCGGGACTTAA
- a CDS encoding VOC family protein, whose product MDFFKPKNYNSVSPYFMVVDAERLIELLSNIFDAKIHRRYEKPDGKIMHIEIQIDDSIIMMSHSTVDYPSNRYWMHVYVPDVDATFAKAISLGCEIVDEPRTKANDSDRRGTFKDFAGNMWSVATQN is encoded by the coding sequence ATGGACTTTTTTAAGCCAAAAAATTACAATTCGGTATCACCCTATTTTATGGTTGTCGATGCCGAGAGGTTGATTGAATTACTATCCAATATATTTGATGCTAAAATTCACCGGCGCTATGAAAAACCCGACGGTAAAATCATGCATATTGAAATTCAAATTGATGATTCTATCATTATGATGAGCCACTCTACCGTAGATTATCCATCAAATCGATATTGGATGCATGTTTATGTTCCCGATGTTGATGCCACTTTTGCAAAGGCCATTTCTTTAGGGTGCGAAATCGTTGATGAACCGCGCACGAAAGCCAACGATTCTGATCGACGAGGAACATTTAAGGATTTTGCAGGGAATATGTGGTCTGTGGCTACGCAAAATTAA
- a CDS encoding HXXEE domain-containing protein, giving the protein MKFLSKHWYDLAGLFAVLALIFLFQAKDFSTYDYIVWLSLISLFLHQLEEYRVVGTFPGMVNRVMYNSEIPDRYPLNAKTAVYVNVFVGWLFYFLAAIFGNSAIWLGIATILVSIGNTIAHTFIFNVKGKSYYNAGMATSLTLFLPCAIFFFLTIHNDHLVTLTDYFIGIPLGVILNVIGILKFIDWFADKNTPYIFEQRHLLPIDRINN; this is encoded by the coding sequence ATGAAATTCTTAAGTAAACATTGGTACGATTTAGCTGGTTTATTTGCTGTTTTAGCCTTAATTTTTTTATTCCAAGCCAAAGATTTTTCCACTTATGACTATATCGTTTGGCTTAGTTTGATTTCTTTATTTTTACATCAGCTTGAAGAATATCGAGTTGTAGGGACTTTCCCGGGGATGGTTAATCGTGTTATGTATAACAGTGAAATCCCCGACCGTTATCCTTTAAACGCGAAAACGGCTGTGTATGTTAATGTATTCGTTGGTTGGTTATTTTATTTTCTTGCTGCCATTTTTGGAAATTCAGCAATTTGGTTAGGTATTGCAACGATTTTAGTTTCTATTGGTAATACAATTGCCCATACATTTATTTTTAATGTTAAGGGGAAATCATATTATAACGCCGGAATGGCGACAAGTTTGACGCTGTTTCTCCCTTGTGCTATTTTCTTTTTTTTAACCATTCATAACGATCATTTGGTCACTTTAACCGATTATTTCATTGGAATTCCATTAGGAGTTATTTTGAATGTGATTGGCATCCTTAAGTTTATTGATTGGTTTGCGGATAAAAATACCCCTTATATTTTTGAACAAAGGCATCTGCTTCCCATTGATAGAATTAATAATTAG
- a CDS encoding tetratricopeptide repeat-containing sensor histidine kinase — protein MFLKGFAFWRLSEYPNAFTSFQSALALYQGLNDKQGVASALNSIGNVFAILSDYPNALQYYEQILALSQDIGDRTGIARSLNNIGNVYTNLSDYSEALKFYQRCLGIMQEIDDKKGIAVSLGNIGNIYTAGLKDYSEALKYYLQSLTIHQNFGNKYSIALTLNNIGNAKNKLSYYSEALKYYWQGLGIRHEIGDKLGIAISLCAIGSTLLKLGSFTEAENHLNQALSISEKLGLKQWRFEILQPLAELYEQTRRFELAYQTHLRFHEAEKTVFNANSQKQIAQLQARLETEQAKREAEINSKEAELQPLKNVELAGALAEAETQKQRAEEANKLKSELPAIAAHDLKNPLQSIMGFAQLLPAKADDPNAIVKYSETIERSSSRMLAIINDLLKSMRYELATLELQKHPIDIGELLNMVVQSNLAQLEQKEQPCELHIEPACIVKLIFQECKRFLIILFPMQLNIAPKAGKLA, from the coding sequence TTGTTTCTTAAAGGCTTTGCATTTTGGCGATTGAGCGAATACCCCAACGCGTTTACCTCATTTCAATCTGCGTTGGCTTTATACCAAGGGCTAAATGACAAACAGGGTGTTGCAAGTGCACTGAATTCTATTGGTAATGTTTTTGCGATCCTCTCTGACTATCCGAACGCGCTCCAATACTATGAGCAAATCCTTGCTCTCTCCCAAGATATTGGCGATAGAACTGGCATCGCCCGTTCGTTGAATAACATAGGCAATGTTTATACCAACCTTTCCGACTATTCCGAAGCGCTTAAATTCTATCAGCGGTGCCTTGGAATTATGCAAGAAATTGACGATAAAAAAGGCATCGCCGTTTCATTGGGTAACATTGGCAATATCTATACAGCCGGTCTTAAGGATTATTCAGAAGCCCTCAAATACTATCTGCAAAGCCTCACTATACATCAAAATTTTGGAAACAAATATAGCATCGCTCTTACTCTGAATAACATCGGAAATGCTAAAAATAAACTTTCTTACTATTCGGAAGCACTCAAGTACTATTGGCAAGGTCTAGGAATTCGACATGAAATCGGTGATAAGTTGGGCATAGCCATCTCGCTTTGCGCCATTGGCTCTACTCTCTTAAAACTCGGCTCTTTTACCGAAGCCGAAAACCATCTCAACCAAGCTCTTTCCATTTCTGAAAAACTTGGTTTAAAACAATGGCGCTTTGAAATCCTCCAACCCCTTGCCGAACTTTACGAGCAAACAAGGCGATTTGAATTAGCTTACCAAACCCATCTTCGCTTTCACGAGGCAGAAAAGACGGTCTTCAACGCCAATTCCCAAAAACAAATCGCCCAACTCCAAGCCCGCTTGGAAACCGAGCAAGCCAAACGCGAGGCCGAAATCAATTCCAAAGAAGCCGAACTGCAACCTCTGAAAAATGTTGAACTTGCGGGCGCACTCGCCGAAGCAGAAACTCAAAAACAACGCGCTGAAGAAGCCAATAAACTTAAATCCGAATTGCCGGCGATTGCTGCGCATGACCTTAAAAATCCGCTTCAATCAATAATGGGTTTCGCGCAACTCCTGCCTGCGAAAGCGGACGATCCTAATGCTATTGTTAAATATTCCGAAACGATAGAGCGCAGCTCGAGTCGAATGCTTGCAATTATCAATGATTTGCTAAAAAGCATGCGTTACGAGCTCGCTACTCTTGAGCTCCAAAAACATCCCATTGATATCGGTGAATTATTAAATATGGTTGTTCAAAGTAACCTCGCTCAATTGGAGCAAAAGGAGCAACCCTGTGAATTACATATTGAGCCTGCCTGTATCGTGAAATTGATATTTCAAGAATGCAAGAGGTTTTTGATAATCTTGTTTCCAATGCAATTAAATATAGCCCCAAAGGCAGGAAAATTGGCGTAA
- a CDS encoding DUF262 domain-containing protein, whose translation MNYTDIYLRVNENEERLLRLKIDNSQATDGIVVFDLASVADGQNLLKLELKNDKLTVLNKAIEFEEDIDQLKEILEEYLVQNNPHQFGSEDTEIEEEDDETPYDPDKIRVDTKNFSLHQIYDMIKREDINLTPDFQRNLVWDNQRKSRLIESILMRIPLPMFYFAQDDEGRISVVDGLQRLSTIRDFMDNKFQLRKLEYLGDKCDGKVYTHKNPKKAIDAKYYRWFNMTQITVNVIDPSSPFKLKYDIFRRINTGGQPLNAQEIRNCLSSDDLRKALREMANLPSFKEATGYSIKDVRMEAQELALRFIMFYRKYAADKTLNNYSGNIESELNSLTETLSKDKKFDYSKYVNLFDNAMKNAYHLFGRYSFRKCKVEHINSDAYRQLINKALFVSWSVLLSEIESIKLKSSNQFESFAMNLAEKVSNETELFLYLSYSTNSKANIQAAFKAAEQLISNNLK comes from the coding sequence ATGAACTATACGGACATATATTTAAGAGTCAATGAAAATGAAGAAAGGCTTCTTCGTTTGAAAATTGACAATTCCCAAGCAACAGACGGCATAGTGGTGTTCGATTTAGCTTCCGTTGCTGACGGTCAAAATTTACTCAAACTAGAATTAAAAAATGACAAACTAACCGTTCTGAATAAGGCTATTGAGTTTGAAGAAGACATTGACCAACTCAAAGAAATTCTTGAAGAATATTTAGTTCAAAATAATCCGCATCAATTTGGTTCCGAAGACACAGAAATCGAAGAAGAAGACGATGAAACACCTTACGACCCTGACAAGATAAGGGTTGACACCAAGAATTTTTCTTTGCATCAAATCTACGATATGATAAAAAGAGAAGACATTAATCTAACTCCAGACTTTCAAAGAAACCTTGTTTGGGATAATCAAAGAAAATCAAGACTTATTGAATCAATCTTGATGAGAATTCCTTTACCAATGTTTTACTTTGCCCAAGATGATGAAGGAAGAATATCAGTAGTTGATGGATTACAGCGACTAAGCACCATCAGAGATTTTATGGACAACAAATTTCAACTCCGAAAACTTGAATATTTGGGTGATAAATGTGACGGAAAAGTTTACACACATAAAAACCCCAAAAAAGCAATTGATGCAAAATATTACCGTTGGTTCAATATGACTCAAATTACGGTGAATGTAATTGACCCTTCTTCCCCATTCAAATTGAAGTATGATATTTTCAGAAGAATCAATACAGGTGGTCAACCACTAAATGCTCAGGAAATTAGAAACTGTTTATCCAGTGATGACCTACGAAAAGCCCTTAGAGAAATGGCTAATCTGCCAAGTTTCAAAGAAGCAACAGGGTATAGCATAAAAGATGTGCGAATGGAAGCACAGGAATTAGCTTTACGTTTTATAATGTTTTACAGAAAGTATGCTGCTGATAAAACGCTAAATAATTACAGCGGAAACATAGAATCTGAACTGAATTCATTGACAGAAACTTTGAGCAAGGACAAAAAATTTGATTACTCAAAGTATGTAAATCTCTTTGACAATGCAATGAAGAACGCTTACCATTTATTCGGCAGATACTCCTTTAGAAAATGTAAAGTTGAACATATCAATTCAGACGCATACCGCCAGTTAATTAACAAAGCATTATTTGTAAGTTGGAGTGTATTGTTGAGTGAAATCGAATCTATTAAATTGAAATCATCAAATCAATTTGAATCATTTGCTATGAATTTAGCTGAAAAGGTTTCTAATGAAACAGAATTGTTTTTGTATCTATCATACAGCACAAACTCTAAAGCAAATATTCAAGCAGCATTTAAGGCTGCCGAACAATTAATCAGCAATAATTTGAAATAA